The following are encoded in a window of Panicum virgatum strain AP13 chromosome 5N, P.virgatum_v5, whole genome shotgun sequence genomic DNA:
- the LOC120675526 gene encoding transcription factor GAMYB-like codes for MYRVKSESDCEMMLQDQMDSPVADDGSSGGGSPHRGSGPPLKKGPWTSAEDAILVDYVKKHGEGNWNAVQKNTGLFRCGKSCRLRWANHLRPNLKKGAFTPEEERLIIQLHAKMGNKWARMAAHLPGRTDNEIKNYWNTRIKRCQRAGLPIYPASVCNQSSSEDQQISGDFKCGENISNDLLSGNSLYLPDFTSDNFIANTEALPYAPQLSAASISNLLGQSFASKNCSFMDQVDQSGMLKQSGYVLPALSDTVDGVLSSVDQFSNDSEKLKQALGFDYLNEANASSKSITPFGVTLSGSHAFLNGIFSASRPINGPLKMELPSLQDTESDPNSWLKYTLAPAMQPTELVDPYLHSPKATPSVKSESASPRNSGLLEELLHEAQALRSGKNQLPSVRSSSSSAGTPCETTTVVSPEFDLCQEYLDEHHSSFLNECAPFSGYSFTESTPVSAASPDIFQLSKISPAQSPSMGSGEQAVEPKHDTAGSPHPENLRPDALFSGNTADPSSFNDAIAMLLGNDMNAEPKPVLGDGIAFGSSSWGNMPHACEISEFK; via the exons ATGTATCGGGTGAAGAGCGAGAGCGACTGCGAGATGATGCTGCAGGACCAGATGGACTCGCCGGTGGCCGAcgacggcagcagcggcgggggcTCGCCTCACAGGGGTAGCGGGCCGCCTCTGAAGAAAGGGCCGTGGACCTCCGCGGAGGACGCCATCCTGGTGGACTACGTCAAGAAGCACGGCGAGGGGAACTGGAACGCGGTGCAGAAGAACACCGGCCTGTTCCGCTGCGGCAAGAGCTGTCGCCTCCGGTGGGCAAACCACCTCAGGCCCAACCTCAAGAAGGGGGCCTTCACCCCCGAGGAGGAGCGCCTCATCATCCAGCTCCACGCTAAGATGGGGAACAAGTGGGCGAGGATGGCTGCTCAT TTGCCAGGGCGTACTGACAATGAAATCAAGAACTACTGGAACACTCGAATAAAGAGATGTCAACGAGCTGGTCTTCCTATCTATCCTGCTAGTGTATGCAATCAATCTTCAAGTGAAGATCAGCAAATTTCTGGCGATTTTAAGTGTGGCGAGAATATATCCAATGATCTTCTGAGTGGGAACAGTCTTTATCTACCAGATTTTACCAGTGACAATTTCATTGCCAATACAGAGGCTTTACCCTATGCACCTCAGCTTTCAGCTGCTTCAATAAGCAATTTGCTTGGCCAGAGTTTTGCATCAAAGAATTGTAGCTTCATGGATCAGGTAGACCAATCAGGGATGCTGAAACAATCTGGCTATGTGCTTCCTGCATTGAGCGATACTGTTGATGGCGTGCTTTCCTCAGTGGATCAATTTTCAAATGACTCTGAGAAGCTCAAGCAGGCTTTAGGTTTTGATTATCTCAATGAAGCCAATGCTAGCAGCAAGAGTATCACACCTTTTGGGGTTACACTTTCTGGCAGCCATGCCTTTTTAAATGGCATCTTCTCTGCTTCTAGGCCCATCAACGGTCCTTTGAAGATGGAGCTCCCTTCACTCCAAGATACCGAATCTGATCCAAATAGCTGGCTCAAGTACACTTTGGCTCCTGCAATGCAGCCTACTGAGTTAGTTGATCCTTACCTGCACTCTCCAAAAGCGACCCCATCAGTGAAATCTGAATCTGCATCACCAAGGAACAGTGGTCTTCTGGAAGAGCTGCTTCATGAAGCTCAGGCACTAAGATCTGGGAAGAACCAACTACCATCTGTCAGAAGTTCAAGTTCCTCTGCTGGTACACCATGTGAGACTACTACGGTAGTTAGCCCAGAGTTTGATCTCTGCCAGGAATATTTGGACGAACATCACAGTTCTTTCCTCAATGAATGTGCTCCTTTCAGTGGATATTCGTTCACTGAATCCACTCCTGTTAGTGCCGCATCACCTGATATCTTTCAGCTCTCCAAAATTTCTCCTG CACAAAGTCCTTCAATGGGCTCTGGTGAGCAGGCTGTAGAGCCGAAACATGATACGGCTGGTTCACCTCATcctgaaaacctgaggccagaTGCACTATTCTCTGGTAACACAGCTGATCCTTCCTCTTTCAACGATGCTATCGCAATGCTACTGGGCAACGACATGAATGCCGAGCCCAAACCTGTTCTCGGTGATGGAATCGCATTCGGTTCTTCGTCATGGGGCAACATGCCACACGCTTGTGAAATTTCGGAATTCAAATGA
- the LOC120672078 gene encoding uncharacterized protein LOC120672078, protein MALEAKQAAQCIKKVLRLFIRKSYRFVSEHPILFGLGVLLYLLYRSSPGFFAFLLSSSPVIICTTLLLGVLLSYGEINLPEAGEDHKGTPEISAFKVGNSSSDIHFEANQRLPVPEFRQDTSNFKEREIKQTISFKERVSEHVDVDDDVPLLRRADEEDERGDWRNIPRTLTPFPSMVNLRHESGIKEGLTFGNKRETEGSFCIEDSADGQTNLFDVAHLSGLNHKDTSLGLFSSNGNVSKHVDMEENLNQERFTDSAASKDREVSEEKQTEEHSGTSKSASSISTHQCEQTVSLNIDTRNVAEDKLLDSSLGSPWARVGSQDGSSGFDSDGDESSSPDASMTDIAPVLDEIDPLLGADSAHPDPIPKDDSDTDSHVSEDHQIDDDSNDEGDDNDAKDNVDGKKKDDGREAAFLWTADDEKNLMDLGYSEMERNRRLEILMARRRSRKNIRFEIDNSLIDVDSNGAGRSLDDLSRFRAQVPPIAVPRRNPFDLPYDSEEAAIPGSAPSVLHARKNPFDLPLEQPHDSGVPVRDNINAGESVMSPHRDMIFRRHESFNFGGMDAIQERRFSRLKPYFVPETVEWNASNFQRQFSDKSESKLSSVTESDVASSVADQEDPKDHDEKDLHRDHESPALVRQDSDLTDVGSECSDGINSIDVELDNSDIDDREIALHHFVFERSQEREAHLASTKGKGHEEDYTPKSAGNSKMPFHPIPDLLNWEDGDGDSSLGAKPSFQLNTEVKCSEWVSSSMPTVEGESHSGDLPECLDSDVASSSNTVVLGGSNTAKKDENVDLMSCSNDEMPLDNLIHESMELPSEFVTETLPVISRDLHPIPEERVVENFSMQEKHETVIFTESAASLIGLHVIEEHFDVGFDRNLSSVSSYPQASEAIESPSSEYAAVSNLFVSMAAEPNKVDIGDMNNEATAGYLLDSDDEAGKIYPEPMEESGIDESFLSELDTVGDFGVEPMRLDQQVPDQGSHDVNPANGVAAYSMISPQTSDNVSLTMSEGSTADSREPSPVVDDLNGPGFRWSLGASSNGDPEQTVYNPRKRILEASPSEAIHMELKQPHSDSEVPSDDTPAAASSELEVATNVLVTSTTNPEMTILDAKSLEDIKSAFNVVSDGVVSEPAMDTEILHISGVDVDSEPKESGELHVIDAKSVDDIHAAFKEHCDSVVNRSLEENEGKAGYGDSETAESTKHDELTEALHAESPHSVGDAGEALPIESTRNMISNETKTQDEIDAVFSKVSDSSAKSTAEAVESEGSHEREVGNEHH, encoded by the exons ATGGCCCTTGAGGCAAAACAAGCTGCTCAATGTATCAAGAAAGTTTTGAGGCTGTTTATTAGAAAAAGCTATAGATTTGTTTCTGAACACCCAATCCTCTTCGGTTTGGGTGTTTTGCTCTATTTATTGTACAGATCTTCGCCAGGGTTCTTCGCGTTCCTGCTTTCTTCTTCACCTGTAATTATATGTACTACTCTTCTTCTTGGAGTCCTACTAAGTTATGGTGAAATTAATCTTCCCGAGGCTGGTGAAGATCACAAGGGAACTCCAGAAATTTCAGCTTTCAAGGTTGGAAATTCATCCAGTGATATCCACTTTGAAGCAAATCAGAGACTTCCAGTGCCTGAATTCAGGCAGGATACATCAAACTTCAAAGAGAGGGAAATTAAACAGACAATTTCCTTCAAAGAGAGGGTTAGTGAGCATGTTGATGTGGATGATGATGTTCCTCTTCTGAGGAGagctgatgaagaagatgagagagGCGATTGGCGTAACATACCTAGAACACTAACGCCATTTCCTTCTATGGTCAATCTTCGCCATGAGTCTGGGATCAAGGAGGGCTTGACTTTTGGTAATAAAAGAGAAACAGAAGGTTCATTTTGCATAGAAGATAGCGCTGATGGGCAGACTAACCTATTTGATGTTGCCCATCTGAGTGGTCTGAATCACAAAGATACATCCTTAGGTTTGTTTTCATCCAACGGGAATGTTAGTAAACATGTTGACATGGAGGAAAATCTGAATCAAGAGAGATTTACAGATTCAGCAGCTAGCAAAGATAGAGAGGTTTCTGAGGAGAAGCAAACTGAAGAGCATTCTGGAACTAGTAAATCAGCTTCTTCTATTTCTACTCACCAATGTGAACAGACTGTCAGTCTTAACATTGATACTAGAAATGTTGCTGAGGACAAACTGCTTGATTCTTCTCTTGGCTCACCATGGGCAAGAGTTGGCAGTCAGGATGGTTCATCTGGTTTTGACTCTGATGGGGATGAGAGTTCTTCTCCTGATGCTTCCATGACTGACATTGCTCCAGTTCTTGATGAGATTGACCCACTTCTGGGTGCCGATTCTGCTCATCCTGATCCCATTCCTAAGGATGATTCAGACACTGATTCTCATGTCTCAGAGGATCATCAAATTGATGATGATAGTAATGATGAGGGCGATGACAATGATGCTAAAGATAATGTGGATggaaagaagaaagatgatggGAGAGAAGCTGCATTTCTTTGGACAGCAGATGATGAAAAGAATCTGATGGATCTTGGGTATTCTGAGATGGAAAGGAACCGCAGGTTGGAAATTTTGATGGCTAggcgaaggtcaaggaagaaCATAAGATTTGAAATCGACAATAGTTTGATAGATGTCGACAGTAATGGTGCTGGTAGGAGTTTAGATGATTTGTCACGCTTCCGTGCACAAGTACCTCCTATTGCAGTGCCAAGAAGGAACCCTTTTGATCTTCCTTATGATTCTGAAGAAGCAGCAATTCCTGGCTCAGCTCCTTCAGTTCTTCATGCACGAAAGAACCCATTTGATCTTCCCCTTGAACAGCCTCATGACAGTGGTGTCCCCGTGCGTGATAATATAAATGCTGGAGAATCTGTGATGTCACCTCATCGTGACATGATCTTCAGAAGGCATGAAAGCTTCAACTTTGGAGGGATGGATGCAATCCAGGAGAGGCGTTTTTCTAGACTCAAGCCATATTTTGTGCCTGAAACAGTGGAATGGAATGCGAGCAATTTCCAAAGACAGTTCAGCGATAAGAGTGAGTCTAAATTGAGCTCTGTTACTGAATCTGATGTGGCTTCATCAGTTGCTGATCAGGAGGATCCTAAGGACCATGATGAAAAGGATTTGCACAGGGATCACGAGTCACCTGCTCTAGTGAGACAGGATAGTGACCTCACAGATGTTGGAAGTGAGTGCTCAGATGGAATCAACTCCATAGATGTTGAACTGGACAACAGTGACATTGATGACCGTGAGATTGCTTTACATCATTTTGTCTTTGAAAGATCCCAAGAAAGGGAAGCACATCTTGCCTCAACCAAAGGAaagggtcatgaagaagattaTACACCCAAGTCAGCTGGGAATTCCAAGATGCCATTTCATCCAATTCCTGACTTGCTTAACTGGGAAGATGGCGATG GTGACAGCAGCCTTGGTGCTAAACCTTCTTTCCAACTTAACACAGAAGTTAAATGCTCAGAATGGGTTTCCTCCTCCATGCCAACTGTGGAGGGTGAATCACATTCTGGGGACCTTCCAGAGTGCCTTGACAGTGATGTTGCATCAAGCTCAAATACTGTTGTCCTTGGTGGAAGCAATACTGCTAAGAAAGATGAAAATGTTGATCTCATGTCCTGTTCAAACGATGAAATGCCATTAGATAACCTGATTCATGAGTCTATGGAGCTGCCTTCTGAATTTGTCACAGAAACATTGCCGGTCATATCTAGGGACCTGCACCCTATCCCTGAGGAGAGAGTTGTCGAGAACTTCAGCATGCAAGAAAAGCATGAAACAGTAATATTTACTGAATCAGCTGCttccttgattggcttgcatgtAATTGAAGAGCACTTTGATGTTGGATTTGACAGAAATCTGAGCTCTGTTTCCTCATATCCTCAAGCTAGTGAAGCCATCGAATCTCCATCAAGTGAATATGCAGCAGTTTCAAATCTCTTTGTTTCCATGGCTGCTGAACCTAACAAGGTGGATATAGGTGATATGAACAACGAAGCAACTGCAGGATATCTGCTTGATTCTGATGACGAGGCTGGTAAAATCTATCCTGAGCctatggaagaaagtggaattgATGAAAGTTTCCTGTCGGAATTGGACACAGTCGGAGACTTTGGAGTAGAACCAATGAGACTGGACCAGCAGGTTCCAGATCAGGGTTCCCATGATGTAAACCCGGCCAACGGTGTTGCTGCATATTCCATGATTAGCCCTCAGACTTCTGACAATGTTTCCTTGACCATGTCAGAAGGCAGCACTGCAGACTCCAGGGAGCCGTCTCCAGTGGTTGATGACCTAAATGGCCCTGGATTTAGATGGTCACTTGGAGCATCATCTAATGGTGACCCTGAGCAAACTGTCTACAATCCTCGGAAGCGGATCCTTGAAGCAAGCCCATCTGAAGCCATACACATGGAGTTGAAGCAACCACACAGTGATTCAGAAGTGCCTTCTGATGAtacaccagcagcagcatcaagtgAACTGGAGGTTGCTACAAATGTGTTAGTGACGAGTACAACCAATCCTGAGATGACGATTCTGGATGCGAAGTCTCTGGAGGATATTAAGAGTGCCTTTAATGTAGTTAGTGATGGTGTGGTTTCTGAACCTGCCATGGACACTGAAATTTTACACATCTCAGGTGTTGATGTTGATTCAGAGCCCAAAGAGAGTGGAGAGCTACACGTCATTGATGCAAAATCTGTGGATGACATTCATGCTGCTTTCAAGGAGCACTGTGATTCTGTTGTGAATAGGTCTTTGGAAGAAAATGAAGGTAAGGCTGGGTATGGTGACAGTGAGACTGCAGAATCCACAAAGCATGATGAGCTTACTGAAGCATTACATGCTGAAAGTCCACACAGTGTTGGAGATGCTGGGGAGGCTTTACCAATAGAGAGTACAAGAAATATGATTTCTAATGAGACAAAGACTCAGGATGAAATTGATGCAGTATTCAGTAAGGTCTCTGATAGCAGTGCCAAGAGTACTGCAGAGGCGGTGGAATCAGAGGGTTCTCATGAAAGAGAAGTGGGAAATGAACATCATTGA